A stretch of Paracoccus sp. MA DNA encodes these proteins:
- a CDS encoding TonB-dependent siderophore receptor, whose product MFRTPVSLLAAAALLLPAAATGQESQAPVMLDPVILSGGLSPVAESAYGRAHSILTAGDLQERGFVTVQDALRDLPGLAVTSTGEALTKVRIRGGEANHVLVLIDGVEANAPGSGDYVFGGLLTEDVERIEVLRGPQSTIYGANAAAGVIAITTRRTNAPGLSYGGGVEIGGQGTRAASAHLRAMGARGQISLSAATRHTDGEDASRTPGGDTEFNDRDSLTLGGSYDISEAVTAGFTLRRSWQEYGYDESVSFVASPDEYLRDEPWTADRDETYGSLWLEAEALGGRLLNRFALSGSNQATAHFYDGRPDYDDASRLRDLRYTGTWALDGGDARNSAQKLNVALQKKRDIYEASFAPGGRYERDTRSAALEYQGRFDNGIGIQAGLRRDFNEDFRNATTWNVAGAWQMPDRDLRLRAAAGKAIVNPTMFELYGYTPGTYRGNPDLLPETSRGYEIGADLGFAAGRGRLGATLFTSKVEDMIAGAGETSTNIAGTSTRKGFELELDLQASDRLRFGANYTYADAQTAEGEPIAGQPRHLLGLRATAGFAQGRGSVTADLRYVAGNYGTEWFRNWTPPTTELPDYVTVNLAAGYDLTGNVRLTGRVVNLFDRDYSEAWGYYGQGRTLYAGVTAQW is encoded by the coding sequence ATGTTCAGAACCCCGGTCTCTCTGCTGGCCGCCGCCGCCCTGCTCCTTCCCGCCGCCGCCACGGGCCAGGAGAGCCAGGCGCCCGTCATGCTCGACCCCGTGATCCTGTCGGGCGGCCTGTCGCCGGTCGCCGAAAGCGCCTATGGCCGCGCCCACAGCATCCTGACCGCCGGGGATCTGCAAGAGCGCGGCTTCGTCACCGTCCAGGACGCGCTGCGCGACCTGCCCGGCCTGGCCGTGACCTCGACCGGCGAGGCCCTGACCAAGGTCCGCATCCGCGGCGGCGAAGCCAATCACGTGCTGGTGCTGATCGACGGGGTCGAGGCCAATGCCCCCGGCAGCGGCGACTATGTGTTCGGCGGCCTGCTGACCGAGGATGTCGAGCGCATCGAGGTGCTGCGCGGCCCGCAATCGACGATCTACGGCGCCAATGCCGCCGCCGGGGTGATCGCGATCACCACCCGCCGCACCAATGCCCCGGGGCTGAGCTATGGCGGCGGGGTCGAGATCGGCGGCCAGGGCACCCGCGCCGCCAGCGCCCATCTTCGCGCCATGGGCGCGCGCGGCCAGATCAGCCTCTCGGCCGCGACGCGCCATACCGATGGCGAGGACGCCTCGCGCACGCCGGGCGGCGATACCGAGTTCAACGACCGCGACAGCCTGACCCTCGGCGGCTCATACGACATCAGCGAGGCGGTAACCGCCGGCTTCACCCTGCGCCGCAGCTGGCAGGAATACGGCTATGACGAATCGGTGTCCTTCGTCGCCTCGCCCGACGAATACCTGCGGGACGAGCCATGGACCGCCGACCGGGACGAGACCTACGGCTCGCTCTGGCTCGAAGCCGAGGCGCTGGGGGGTCGGCTGCTGAACCGCTTCGCCCTTTCGGGCAGCAACCAGGCCACCGCGCATTTCTACGACGGCCGGCCGGATTACGACGACGCCTCGCGGCTGCGGGATCTCAGATATACCGGCACATGGGCGCTTGATGGCGGCGATGCCCGCAACTCGGCGCAGAAGCTGAATGTCGCGCTGCAGAAGAAACGAGATATCTACGAGGCCTCCTTCGCACCGGGCGGCCGGTATGAGCGTGATACGAGATCGGCCGCGCTGGAATATCAGGGCCGGTTCGACAACGGGATCGGCATCCAGGCCGGCCTGCGGCGCGATTTCAACGAGGATTTCCGCAACGCCACCACCTGGAACGTCGCCGGCGCGTGGCAAATGCCCGACCGCGACCTGCGCCTGCGCGCGGCCGCCGGCAAGGCCATCGTCAACCCCACCATGTTCGAGCTTTACGGCTATACGCCCGGCACCTATCGCGGCAACCCGGACCTCTTGCCCGAGACCAGCCGCGGCTATGAGATCGGCGCCGATCTGGGCTTTGCCGCCGGAAGGGGCCGGCTGGGGGCGACCCTGTTCACCAGCAAGGTCGAGGACATGATCGCCGGGGCCGGGGAAACCTCGACGAACATCGCCGGCACCAGTACCCGCAAGGGATTCGAGCTGGAACTGGATCTGCAGGCAAGCGACCGGCTGCGCTTCGGCGCGAACTATACCTATGCCGATGCGCAGACCGCGGAAGGCGAACCCATCGCCGGCCAGCCCCGCCACCTGCTGGGGCTGCGTGCCACGGCCGGCTTCGCGCAGGGCCGCGGCTCGGTCACCGCCGATCTGCGCTATGTCGCGGGCAACTACGGCACGGAATGGTTCCGCAACTGGACCCCGCCCACCACCGAACTGCCGGATTACGTGACCGTGAACCTGGCCGCCGGCTATGACCTGACCGGCAATGTCCGGCTGACCGGCCGCGTCGTGAACCTGTTCGACCGGGACTATTCCGAGGCCTGGGGCTATTACGGCCAGGGCCGCACCCTCTATGCCGGGGTGACGGCGCAATGGTAG
- a CDS encoding iron ABC transporter permease has product MSGPRYPLLIAALSALVAVLFLASLLTGPAGIGVGQSLAALFGGGDGTLALIMRELRLPRAILGLLVGAALGMSGAVLQGFLRNPLAEPGLIGTSASAALGAVLAIQTGLSAAFPLGLPLAALAGAALSVLLVLALAGPRGGTLALILAGIAISALAGAGTSLVLNLSPNPFAANEIVFWMMGSLADRSMLHVWIAAPFMGLGFAVLWPTRQALQALTLGEDAAASSGVHLGQLRLMLVAGIAALIGSATAVAGTVGFVGLVVPHVLRRAVGASPARLVPAAALGGAATVLAADIAVRLIAPGRDLKLGVLTALVGAPFFLHLILKTRREGL; this is encoded by the coding sequence ATGAGCGGGCCGCGCTATCCGCTGCTGATCGCCGCGCTTTCGGCGCTGGTGGCAGTGCTGTTTCTGGCATCGCTGCTGACCGGCCCGGCCGGGATCGGCGTGGGCCAGAGCCTCGCCGCGCTGTTCGGCGGGGGCGACGGGACGCTTGCCCTGATCATGCGCGAGCTGCGCCTGCCCCGCGCCATCCTCGGCCTGCTGGTCGGCGCGGCGCTGGGAATGTCGGGCGCGGTGCTGCAGGGCTTCCTGCGCAACCCGCTGGCCGAGCCGGGGCTGATCGGCACCAGCGCCTCGGCGGCGCTGGGGGCGGTGCTGGCGATCCAGACCGGGCTGTCGGCGGCCTTTCCGCTGGGCCTGCCGCTGGCGGCGCTGGCGGGCGCGGCGCTGTCGGTGCTGCTGGTGCTGGCGCTGGCCGGGCCGCGCGGCGGCACGCTGGCGCTGATCCTGGCCGGCATCGCCATCTCGGCGCTGGCCGGTGCCGGGACCTCGCTGGTGCTGAACCTGTCGCCCAATCCCTTCGCCGCCAACGAGATCGTGTTCTGGATGATGGGCTCGCTGGCGGATCGCTCGATGCTTCATGTCTGGATCGCGGCGCCGTTCATGGGCTTGGGCTTCGCGGTGCTCTGGCCCACGCGCCAGGCGCTTCAGGCGCTGACGCTGGGCGAGGATGCGGCGGCCTCCAGCGGCGTGCATCTGGGGCAGCTGCGGCTGATGCTGGTCGCGGGCATCGCCGCGCTGATCGGCAGTGCCACGGCGGTCGCGGGCACCGTGGGCTTCGTCGGGCTGGTGGTGCCGCATGTGCTGCGCCGCGCCGTCGGCGCCAGCCCGGCGCGGCTGGTCCCCGCCGCGGCGCTGGGGGGCGCGGCCACGGTGCTGGCCGCCGACATCGCCGTGCGGCTGATCGCCCCGGGCCGCGACCTGAAGCTTGGGGTGCTGACGGCGCTGGTCGGCGCGCCCTTCTTCCTGCACCTGATCCTGAAAACCCGGCGCGAGGGGCTGTGA
- a CDS encoding ABC transporter substrate-binding protein: protein MVGRLGLAACLLAGLALPGFLQPAAADPPRRVLSMNLCTDQLAMLLAAPGHLVSVSYLAQDPTASAMAEEAARLPVNHGLAEEIVLMRPDLVLAGGWTASGTIRLLQRLDVPVEVFPVETDIAGIRANIRRMGEVLGREAAAEALLARFDADLARLADAPPAPRPRAALYAVNGYSSGTATLAGQIVALAGFDNVADELGLPTGGVLALETLLLSDPDLLVEGRRYPGHARGQEVLDHPALKALTAGRPAEVMADPDWVCGTPFILRAVAQLRAARLALREAR, encoded by the coding sequence ATGGTAGGGCGGCTCGGCCTTGCCGCCTGCCTGCTGGCCGGCCTGGCCCTGCCCGGCTTCCTGCAGCCCGCCGCGGCCGATCCGCCGCGCCGGGTGCTGTCGATGAACCTCTGCACCGACCAGCTGGCGATGCTGCTGGCGGCGCCGGGGCACCTGGTCTCGGTCTCGTATCTGGCGCAGGATCCGACCGCCTCGGCCATGGCCGAGGAGGCCGCGCGCCTGCCCGTCAATCACGGCCTGGCCGAGGAGATCGTCCTGATGCGGCCCGATCTGGTGCTGGCCGGCGGCTGGACCGCATCGGGGACGATCCGGCTGTTGCAGCGGCTGGACGTCCCGGTCGAGGTCTTCCCGGTCGAGACCGACATTGCCGGCATCCGCGCCAATATCCGCCGCATGGGCGAGGTGCTGGGCCGCGAGGCGGCGGCCGAGGCGCTGCTGGCGCGTTTCGACGCCGATCTGGCGCGGCTGGCCGATGCCCCGCCCGCCCCCCGCCCGCGCGCCGCGCTTTACGCGGTGAACGGCTACAGCTCTGGCACGGCCACCCTGGCCGGTCAGATCGTGGCGCTGGCCGGCTTCGACAATGTCGCGGACGAGCTGGGCCTGCCCACGGGCGGGGTGCTGGCGCTGGAAACCCTGCTGCTTTCCGACCCCGACCTGCTGGTCGAGGGCCGCCGCTACCCGGGCCACGCCCGCGGGCAGGAGGTGCTGGACCACCCGGCGCTGAAGGCGCTGACCGCCGGCAGGCCCGCCGAGGTCATGGCCGATCCCGACTGGGTCTGCGGCACCCCCTTCATCCTGCGCGCCGTGGCCCAGCTGCGCGCCGCGCGCCTGGCCCTGCGAGAGGCGCGATGA
- a CDS encoding DUF1489 family protein — protein sequence MTASLNLMKLCVGCDDPAELAAWQKHRFQGGPARHVTRMWPKRAAEILDGGSIYWVFKGVMQARQRILDLQEVQGEDGIRRCALILDPVLVRVAAVPRRPFQGWRYLPGTEAPPDLPASREAEPDLPPDIARALADMGLR from the coding sequence ATGACCGCATCCCTGAACCTGATGAAACTCTGCGTCGGCTGCGACGACCCGGCCGAGCTGGCCGCCTGGCAGAAGCACCGCTTCCAGGGCGGCCCGGCGCGCCATGTCACCCGCATGTGGCCCAAGCGCGCGGCCGAGATCCTGGACGGCGGCTCGATCTACTGGGTGTTCAAGGGCGTGATGCAGGCCCGCCAGCGCATCCTGGACCTGCAGGAGGTGCAGGGCGAGGATGGCATCCGCCGTTGCGCGCTGATCCTCGATCCGGTTCTGGTGCGCGTGGCCGCCGTGCCGCGCCGTCCCTTCCAGGGCTGGCGCTACCTGCCCGGCACCGAGGCGCCGCCGGACCTCCCCGCAAGCCGCGAGGCCGAGCCGGACCTGCCGCCCGACATCGCCCGCGCCCTGGCCGACATGGGCCTGCGCTGA
- a CDS encoding ABC transporter ATP-binding protein, with translation MLELRALSLHRAGRPVLDGIDLRLGGGEFVGLLGPNGAGKTTLLRAALGLLPARGHSSLAALPVRERARAAAYMPQGREIAWPMPVEALVALGRIAHPHSAGSADRAAIERAIAALHLDPLRHRRATELSGGEQARTLIARALAQETPLLIADEPIAGLDPAAQIEVMRLFRRLADQGHAVLASLHDLGLAARHCTRLVMLDQGKIAADGPPGTVLTAENLARVFGITAHLAQGPGGILFQPLGTIPADAR, from the coding sequence ATGCTGGAGCTGCGCGCCCTGTCCCTGCACCGCGCCGGCCGTCCGGTGCTGGACGGCATCGACCTGCGCCTTGGCGGCGGCGAGTTCGTCGGCCTGCTGGGTCCGAACGGTGCCGGCAAGACCACGCTCTTGCGCGCGGCGCTGGGGCTCTTGCCGGCGCGGGGCCACAGCTCGCTGGCCGCGCTGCCGGTGCGCGAGCGCGCCCGCGCCGCCGCCTATATGCCGCAGGGCCGCGAGATCGCCTGGCCGATGCCGGTCGAGGCGCTGGTGGCGCTTGGCCGCATCGCCCATCCGCATTCCGCAGGCAGCGCCGACCGCGCCGCCATCGAACGCGCCATCGCCGCGCTGCATCTGGACCCGCTGCGCCACCGCCGCGCCACCGAGCTGTCGGGGGGCGAGCAGGCCCGCACGCTGATCGCCCGCGCGCTGGCGCAGGAAACACCGCTGCTGATCGCCGATGAACCGATCGCCGGGCTGGACCCGGCGGCGCAGATCGAGGTGATGCGGCTGTTTCGCCGGCTTGCCGACCAGGGCCATGCCGTCCTGGCCTCACTGCACGACCTGGGGCTGGCGGCGCGGCATTGCACGCGGCTGGTCATGCTGGATCAGGGCAAGATCGCCGCCGACGGCCCGCCCGGGACGGTGCTGACGGCGGAAAACCTCGCCCGCGTCTTCGGCATCACCGCCCATCTGGCGCAGGGACCCGGCGGCATCCTGTTCCAGCCGCTCGGCACCATTCCGGCAGATGCACGGTGA
- a CDS encoding multidrug effflux MFS transporter — protein MPDPAARPIPRQPLPEFIAMLALIFAVIAFSIDAMLPALPEIAAALTPGNVNRAQLVLTAFVGGMGLGLLVSGPLSDTLGRKPVITAGFALYAAAAVAAIFADSLDMLLAARFVQGLGAAAPRIVALAMVRDLYQGREMARITSFVMMIFILVPAVAPSIGAVVIHFVGWRGVFGSFVVLALIGSLWLNLRRPETLAETARRPLNPGSLGGAAREVLVNGQVQLVTVVMTLGFGQMFALLSSAQQLFVDTYGKGESFPLWFAAMALLSGTGTVLNARYVVRLGMRRIVRMAYGMQVVVSGVMTLLVFCDLLPEALRFPAFFFWAVSVFFMAGVTFGNLNALALQRMGHVAGMAASVVGAVSTLGAVLIAAPVGLLYDGTAWPIVLATLVCSGLALLLMRLVREA, from the coding sequence ATGCCCGATCCCGCCGCTCGACCGATACCCAGGCAGCCCCTGCCGGAATTCATCGCCATGCTGGCGCTGATCTTTGCCGTCATCGCCTTTTCGATCGACGCGATGCTGCCTGCGCTGCCCGAGATCGCCGCAGCCCTGACCCCCGGCAATGTCAACCGCGCCCAGCTGGTGCTGACCGCCTTTGTCGGGGGCATGGGGTTGGGCCTTCTGGTCAGCGGGCCGCTTTCGGACACGCTGGGCCGCAAGCCGGTGATCACCGCCGGCTTCGCGCTTTACGCGGCCGCCGCCGTGGCGGCGATCTTCGCCGATTCGCTCGACATGCTGCTGGCGGCGCGTTTCGTGCAGGGCCTCGGCGCCGCCGCGCCGCGCATCGTGGCGCTGGCGATGGTGCGCGACCTGTATCAGGGCCGCGAGATGGCGCGGATCACCAGCTTCGTGATGATGATCTTCATCCTGGTGCCGGCGGTGGCGCCCTCGATCGGCGCGGTGGTGATCCATTTCGTCGGCTGGCGCGGGGTCTTCGGCTCCTTCGTGGTGCTGGCGCTGATCGGCAGCCTGTGGCTGAACCTGCGCCGCCCCGAGACCCTGGCCGAGACCGCGCGCCGGCCGCTGAACCCGGGCAGCCTGGGCGGCGCGGCGCGCGAGGTGCTGGTCAATGGCCAGGTGCAGCTGGTGACGGTGGTGATGACGCTGGGCTTCGGGCAGATGTTCGCGCTGCTGAGTTCGGCCCAGCAGCTGTTCGTCGACACCTATGGCAAGGGCGAGTCCTTTCCGCTGTGGTTCGCGGCCATGGCGCTGCTGTCGGGCACCGGCACGGTGCTGAACGCGCGCTATGTGGTGCGGCTGGGCATGCGGCGCATCGTGCGCATGGCCTATGGCATGCAGGTGGTGGTCTCCGGGGTGATGACGCTGCTGGTCTTCTGCGACCTGCTGCCCGAGGCGCTGCGGTTCCCGGCCTTCTTCTTCTGGGCGGTCAGCGTGTTCTTCATGGCCGGGGTGACCTTCGGCAATCTGAACGCGCTGGCGCTGCAGCGGATGGGCCATGTGGCGGGAATGGCCGCCTCGGTCGTGGGGGCGGTCTCGACCCTGGGGGCGGTGCTGATCGCGGCGCCCGTGGGGCTGCTTTACGACGGCACGGCGTGGCCCATCGTGCTGGCGACGCTGGTCTGCTCGGGCCTGGCGCTGCTGCTGATGCGCCTGGTGCGCGAGGCCTGA
- a CDS encoding efflux RND transporter periplasmic adaptor subunit, which yields MFALSRRLAITVILPLAAGLCPAAAMAQDPSQMPPPPVTVVTLHAQDVALTTTLPGRVTASAEAEVRPQVNGIVTERLFEEGSHVQIGAPLFRIDATTYQAAVAQAEAAVAQARAQAEAARREAERVGALRDRRVASESSTDNAIAARDAAEAAVKVAEAQLQTARIELDRTTIRAELDGEIGLAQTSQGALVTASQQTPLAVIRKLDPVHVDVTQSAAELIRFRREMAAQDAAGQPDRKVTLRLADGTEFDQEGTLTAAEPYVNETTGVVTLRLSFANPDRTLLPGMYVQAVVQQATARNVVLAPQEGVTRDRRGQPIALVVNAENVVESRALTILQDLGNKWVVSDGLADGDRIVVEGLQKIGPGMTVAPEERQAGAEAPAEGAAAEGESAADADAAPEAGAEPGAEGADAPPAAQAGDAGQAAAQPEAESAAQPPASGTEAESAAAAPGEQAETGQPAD from the coding sequence ATGTTCGCGCTATCGCGCCGCTTGGCGATTACCGTGATCCTCCCGCTCGCGGCGGGGCTCTGTCCCGCGGCCGCGATGGCGCAGGACCCGTCGCAGATGCCGCCCCCGCCCGTGACCGTGGTGACGCTGCACGCGCAGGACGTGGCCCTGACCACCACCCTGCCCGGCCGGGTCACCGCCTCGGCCGAGGCCGAGGTGCGGCCGCAGGTCAACGGCATCGTCACCGAGCGCCTGTTCGAGGAAGGCAGCCACGTGCAGATCGGCGCCCCGCTGTTCCGCATCGACGCGACCACCTATCAGGCGGCGGTGGCACAGGCCGAGGCCGCCGTGGCCCAGGCCCGCGCCCAGGCCGAGGCGGCGCGCCGCGAAGCCGAGCGCGTCGGCGCCCTGCGCGACCGCCGCGTCGCCAGCGAAAGCTCGACCGACAATGCCATCGCGGCGCGCGACGCCGCCGAGGCCGCGGTCAAGGTCGCCGAGGCGCAGCTGCAGACCGCCCGCATCGAGCTGGACCGCACCACGATCCGCGCCGAGCTGGACGGCGAGATCGGCCTGGCGCAGACCAGCCAGGGCGCGCTGGTGACCGCAAGCCAGCAGACGCCGCTTGCCGTGATCCGCAAGCTCGACCCGGTGCATGTGGACGTGACGCAATCGGCGGCCGAGCTCATCCGCTTTCGCCGCGAGATGGCGGCGCAGGACGCCGCGGGCCAGCCGGACCGCAAGGTGACGCTGCGCCTGGCCGACGGCACCGAATTCGACCAGGAGGGGACACTGACCGCCGCCGAGCCCTATGTGAACGAGACGACCGGCGTGGTGACGCTGCGGCTGTCCTTCGCCAATCCCGACCGCACCCTGCTGCCGGGCATGTATGTGCAGGCGGTGGTGCAGCAGGCGACGGCGCGCAACGTGGTGCTGGCCCCGCAAGAGGGCGTCACCCGCGACCGGCGCGGCCAGCCCATCGCGCTGGTGGTCAATGCCGAGAACGTGGTCGAAAGCCGCGCGCTGACCATCCTGCAGGATCTGGGCAACAAATGGGTGGTCAGCGACGGGCTGGCCGACGGCGACCGCATCGTCGTCGAGGGCCTGCAGAAGATCGGCCCCGGCATGACCGTCGCCCCCGAAGAACGCCAGGCCGGCGCAGAGGCCCCCGCAGAAGGCGCCGCAGCAGAGGGTGAATCCGCCGCGGACGCGGACGCGGCCCCAGAGGCAGGGGCCGAGCCGGGCGCAGAAGGCGCCGATGCGCCGCCGGCGGCGCAAGCCGGGGATGCGGGACAGGCCGCCGCGCAACCGGAAGCCGAGTCCGCGGCCCAGCCGCCGGCCTCCGGGACCGAAGCCGAATCCGCGGCCGCCGCGCCGGGCGAACAGGCCGAAACCGGGCAGCCGGCGGACTGA
- a CDS encoding acyl-CoA synthetase, translated as MPSYDIYSQGLDICPANYEQLSPLRYLERTAHVYPDALAVVHEGVRRSWAETYARCRRVAGALAGRGIGKGDTVAILAANIPEMFESHFSVPMTGAVLNAINTRLDAEAVAFILMHGEAKVLLVDPEFAELADRAVKIARGREILVVDILDPSFAGGYRVGSLTYDELLAEGDPEYDWQMPEDEWDAISLNYTSGTTGDPKGVVYHHRGAALNAMANIVSWGMPHHARYLWTLPMFHCNGWCFPWSIAANAGVCICLRAVRAEPIWRLIRDEKVTHFCGAPIVLNMLANAPDEMKDFDHEIRVMTAGAAPPAAVIAAMEAMGISVTHVYGLTETYGPSVVCAWKEEWDARPAEERARLKSRQGVKNQALGGLMVADPATLEPVPADGRTMGEIFMRGNNVMKGYLKNPSATERSFRGGWFASGDLGVMHPDGYVELKDRSKDIIISGGENISSIEVEDVLYKHPDVMEAAVVARPDEKWGETPCAFVALKPGRALAEADLIAFCRQNMAHFKAPRAVVFGELPKTSTGKIQKFLLRERARALG; from the coding sequence ATGCCCAGCTATGACATCTACAGCCAGGGGCTGGACATCTGCCCGGCCAATTACGAGCAGCTGTCGCCGCTGCGCTATCTGGAGCGGACGGCGCATGTCTATCCCGACGCGCTGGCCGTGGTGCACGAGGGCGTGCGCCGCAGCTGGGCCGAGACCTATGCCCGCTGCCGCCGCGTGGCCGGCGCGCTGGCCGGCCGCGGCATCGGCAAGGGTGACACGGTCGCGATCCTGGCCGCCAACATCCCCGAGATGTTCGAGAGCCATTTCAGCGTGCCGATGACCGGCGCGGTGCTGAACGCCATCAACACCCGGCTGGACGCCGAGGCGGTGGCCTTCATCCTGATGCATGGCGAGGCGAAGGTGCTGCTGGTGGATCCCGAATTCGCCGAGCTCGCCGACCGCGCCGTCAAGATCGCGCGCGGCCGCGAGATCCTGGTCGTCGACATCCTCGACCCGTCCTTCGCGGGCGGATACCGGGTCGGCAGCCTGACCTATGACGAGCTGCTGGCCGAGGGCGATCCGGAATACGACTGGCAGATGCCGGAGGACGAATGGGACGCCATCTCGCTGAACTATACCTCGGGCACGACGGGCGATCCCAAGGGCGTGGTCTATCACCATCGCGGCGCGGCGCTGAACGCCATGGCCAACATCGTGTCCTGGGGCATGCCGCACCATGCGCGCTACCTGTGGACGCTGCCGATGTTCCACTGCAACGGCTGGTGCTTTCCCTGGAGCATCGCCGCCAATGCCGGGGTCTGCATCTGCCTGCGCGCCGTCCGGGCCGAGCCGATCTGGCGGCTGATCCGCGACGAGAAGGTGACGCATTTCTGCGGCGCGCCGATCGTGCTGAACATGCTGGCGAACGCCCCGGACGAGATGAAGGACTTCGACCACGAGATCAGGGTGATGACCGCCGGCGCCGCGCCGCCCGCCGCAGTGATCGCGGCGATGGAGGCCATGGGCATCTCGGTCACCCATGTCTACGGCCTGACCGAGACCTACGGCCCCTCGGTGGTCTGCGCCTGGAAGGAGGAATGGGACGCCCGCCCCGCCGAGGAGCGGGCGCGGCTGAAATCGCGCCAGGGCGTGAAGAACCAGGCGCTTGGCGGGCTGATGGTCGCCGATCCCGCGACGCTGGAGCCGGTCCCCGCCGACGGGCGGACCATGGGCGAGATCTTCATGCGCGGCAACAATGTGATGAAGGGCTATCTGAAGAACCCCTCGGCCACGGAAAGGAGCTTCCGCGGCGGCTGGTTCGCCTCGGGCGATCTGGGGGTGATGCATCCGGACGGCTATGTTGAGCTCAAGGACCGTTCCAAGGACATCATCATCTCGGGCGGCGAGAACATCTCCTCGATCGAGGTCGAGGACGTGCTCTACAAGCATCCCGACGTGATGGAGGCCGCCGTGGTCGCCCGACCGGACGAAAAATGGGGCGAGACCCCCTGCGCCTTCGTCGCGCTGAAGCCGGGACGCGCGCTGGCCGAGGCCGATCTGATCGCCTTCTGCCGTCAGAACATGGCGCATTTCAAGGCCCCGAGGGCGGTGGTGTTCGGCGAGCTGCCCAAGACCTCGACCGGCAAGATCCAGAAGTTCCTGCTGCGCGAGCGGGCGCGGGCGCTTGGCTGA